The Marinilongibacter aquaticus genome has a window encoding:
- a CDS encoding xanthine dehydrogenase family protein molybdopterin-binding subunit, with product MNNNHTRRDFLKSASLASGGLLLSFNWLGKEAFAAKVSDASAIPVEFNAYLSIAPNGKISIFSPNPEIGQGIKTAFPLIVAEELDVDFNDVQVLQADLSDKFERQLTGGSGAIKHSWDRLRMAGATARELMKMAAAQKWNVSADKLTTKDGKVWGPNNTSITYGELVDTAKTMQAPENVALRPQSDYTLIGGWHKGVDNPNVLVGKRLFGIDLKKDGMFHAQIQRPPAFGLKLKSYDATEVLTMPGIVDVVSFDNKVAVVGESTWQIMQARKKLKIEWEDPGNLESTHEHDEMFKKLLNDPKSGETKRKDGDPESAFKNAAKIVEAEYQCPFLPHSPMEPMNFYANVKADGTVELAGPSQTPGRARASVSKILDIPQEKISVELTKMGGGFGRRLDDGYAIEAAQVSKLSKRPVKVTWLKEDDIGGGYYRPAVRYRFRAALDAQGQMIGYHLKGVGINAGNCTREDNFPAAAVDNYWVENVNQESHITTGPWRAPITNFLAYAENAFLDEVAQAAGKDTVAFRLELFDRALSNPVGKLTYEPDRFAATIKLAAEKAKWGKKKSVAQGFSAYFSHNSYVAQVAEMSKDRKKPQLLKVIAATDCGIVINQSGAQNQIYGAVTDGIGHAMYGKLTFKNGEPEEKNYDKYRLIRMKEVPEVEAYFVDNGKSPTGLGEPALPPTGGAIANAIAAATGKRLYSQPFNLEDIEVEQYL from the coding sequence ATGAACAACAATCATACAAGAAGAGATTTTCTTAAATCGGCCTCTCTGGCCTCTGGAGGTTTACTGCTCAGTTTCAACTGGTTGGGCAAAGAAGCCTTTGCAGCCAAAGTAAGCGACGCTTCGGCCATTCCGGTGGAATTCAATGCTTATTTGTCAATCGCTCCAAACGGTAAAATCAGCATTTTTTCGCCAAACCCAGAAATTGGCCAAGGCATCAAAACAGCCTTCCCGCTGATCGTGGCCGAAGAGCTCGATGTCGACTTCAACGATGTGCAGGTGCTTCAAGCCGACCTTTCGGATAAATTTGAAAGGCAATTGACCGGAGGAAGTGGGGCCATCAAACACTCATGGGACCGCCTGAGAATGGCGGGAGCCACCGCTCGCGAACTTATGAAAATGGCGGCCGCCCAAAAATGGAATGTTTCTGCCGACAAACTTACGACAAAAGACGGCAAGGTTTGGGGGCCAAACAATACATCCATCACTTATGGAGAATTGGTCGATACCGCCAAAACAATGCAGGCTCCAGAAAATGTAGCACTACGCCCGCAAAGCGATTATACACTAATTGGCGGTTGGCACAAAGGCGTGGACAACCCGAATGTGTTGGTGGGCAAAAGACTTTTCGGAATCGATTTGAAGAAAGACGGCATGTTCCATGCCCAAATCCAGAGACCGCCGGCCTTTGGCCTTAAACTGAAATCGTACGATGCAACCGAAGTCTTGACAATGCCTGGCATTGTCGACGTTGTGTCTTTCGACAATAAAGTGGCCGTTGTAGGCGAAAGCACTTGGCAGATTATGCAAGCCCGTAAAAAACTGAAAATCGAGTGGGAAGATCCGGGCAATTTGGAAAGCACCCACGAACACGACGAAATGTTCAAAAAGCTTTTGAATGATCCCAAAAGTGGTGAAACCAAAAGAAAGGACGGTGACCCTGAATCGGCTTTCAAAAATGCAGCAAAAATTGTGGAAGCCGAGTACCAGTGTCCATTCTTGCCCCATAGCCCCATGGAGCCCATGAACTTTTACGCAAATGTAAAAGCCGACGGCACCGTAGAACTCGCTGGCCCAAGCCAAACACCCGGAAGGGCTCGAGCTTCTGTTTCTAAAATATTGGACATCCCGCAAGAAAAAATCAGCGTTGAACTGACAAAAATGGGCGGTGGTTTTGGCCGACGTTTGGATGACGGTTATGCCATCGAAGCCGCACAAGTGTCCAAGCTTTCGAAAAGACCTGTAAAAGTAACTTGGTTGAAGGAAGACGATATTGGAGGCGGTTATTATCGTCCAGCTGTACGGTATCGTTTCCGTGCCGCTCTCGATGCCCAAGGCCAAATGATCGGCTACCATTTAAAAGGAGTGGGTATCAATGCGGGCAACTGCACGCGAGAAGACAATTTCCCTGCCGCGGCGGTCGACAATTATTGGGTAGAAAATGTAAATCAAGAATCGCACATTACCACAGGTCCTTGGCGAGCTCCGATCACAAACTTTTTGGCCTATGCCGAAAATGCGTTCTTGGATGAAGTGGCCCAAGCTGCAGGTAAAGATACCGTAGCCTTTCGTCTGGAACTTTTCGACCGGGCTCTGAGCAATCCGGTTGGAAAGCTTACTTACGAACCCGATCGCTTTGCTGCGACCATTAAGCTGGCGGCAGAAAAAGCCAAATGGGGCAAGAAAAAGAGTGTAGCTCAGGGATTCAGTGCCTATTTCTCGCACAATTCGTATGTGGCCCAAGTAGCCGAAATGAGCAAAGACCGCAAAAAGCCTCAATTGCTCAAAGTGATAGCGGCCACCGACTGCGGGATTGTCATCAACCAAAGTGGTGCCCAAAACCAAATTTACGGAGCCGTAACCGATGGAATTGGGCATGCCATGTACGGTAAGCTGACATTTAAAAATGGAGAACCCGAAGAGAAAAATTACGACAAATACCGTTTAATTCGGATGAAAGAAGTGCCGGAAGTAGAAGCCTATTTTGTGGACAATGGCAAATCGCCCACAGGTTTAGGTGAACCCGCTTTGCCACCTACTGGCGGAGCCATAGCCAATGCAATTGCTGCGGCCACGGGGAAAAGGCTCTACAGCCAGCCTTTCAATTTGGAAGATATCGAGGTGGAACAGTACCTCTAA
- a CDS encoding DUF4097 domain-containing protein, with amino-acid sequence MKKFLLVLMTFMCLQTVQANENPFAESPYLVKTIRPANIRQIEVLTSAGVIEVNGESKNEARVEVFIRDNHGKPLSDSEIEERLKDYTLKVEKEGNALVCLAKRKDGKWAKNGLSISFRIYSPKEISTDLKTSGGGIRLKNLEGNLKFATSGGGLDLEGLRGNIEGRTSGGGIKLTDCHDKIDLVTSGGGIIAQNASGSINLATSGGGLVLEHLSGKISAHTSGGGIKIEDVSGELETATSGGGIVLTGAKGKISASTSGGGIVAEVEKVDERLELHTSGGNISVELPLNQGMDLNIRGNKVAMDKSSDFNGVREKNKIQGRWNGGGAKVDISTSSGSVAVN; translated from the coding sequence ATGAAAAAGTTTTTGCTTGTATTAATGACATTTATGTGCTTGCAAACTGTGCAAGCCAACGAAAATCCTTTTGCCGAAAGCCCTTATTTGGTAAAAACCATTCGCCCGGCCAATATCCGTCAGATTGAAGTTTTGACTTCTGCCGGAGTAATTGAAGTGAACGGCGAATCGAAAAACGAGGCTCGTGTGGAAGTTTTTATCCGCGACAACCACGGGAAACCCTTAAGCGACAGTGAAATTGAAGAACGCCTCAAAGATTACACCTTGAAGGTGGAAAAGGAAGGCAATGCTTTGGTGTGCCTGGCCAAGAGAAAGGACGGGAAGTGGGCCAAAAATGGCCTTTCTATTAGCTTCCGCATATATTCTCCGAAGGAAATCAGCACAGATTTGAAAACCAGTGGAGGAGGTATTCGCTTGAAAAACCTGGAAGGAAATTTAAAGTTTGCAACCAGCGGCGGTGGACTGGATTTGGAAGGATTGCGTGGCAATATTGAAGGACGTACCTCGGGCGGCGGAATCAAATTGACTGATTGCCACGATAAAATTGATCTGGTGACGAGTGGTGGCGGAATAATTGCCCAAAATGCTTCGGGTTCGATAAATCTAGCGACGAGTGGCGGAGGTTTGGTGCTTGAGCACCTTTCCGGTAAAATCAGTGCCCATACCAGTGGCGGAGGGATCAAGATTGAAGACGTAAGTGGCGAATTGGAAACTGCAACCAGTGGCGGCGGTATTGTTTTAACCGGAGCCAAAGGGAAAATCAGTGCCAGCACCAGCGGAGGTGGGATTGTAGCGGAAGTGGAAAAAGTAGACGAACGATTGGAATTGCACACGAGCGGAGGAAACATCAGTGTTGAATTGCCGCTCAATCAGGGTATGGATTTGAACATTCGCGGCAATAAAGTAGCGATGGACAAATCTTCTGATTTCAATGGCGTGCGTGAGAAAAACAAGATCCAGGGCCGATGGAATGGAGGTGGAGCAAAAGTAGATATATCTACAAGTTCAGGATCTGTTGCAGTGAATTAA
- a CDS encoding TatD family hydrolase — MIETHAHVYDTVFDEDREDTFARARALGINEIWMPNCSSKTVGPMLQLAEKYPDFCVPMMGLHPCYVAENFEEELEIVASQLKSRNFPMIGEIGLDFYWDLSFVAEQEQAFIRQLELAKAFNLPICIHSRNSKDLTQNAILRCCELIEAFGWKELRGIFHCFSGNLEEAKRVLSLHFVLGIGGVATFKNGGLDKVLPYLALEDIVLETDSPYLAPVPFRGKRNEVAYIDLVADRVALLMGENKANVVAQTTKNARKLIP, encoded by the coding sequence ATGATTGAAACGCACGCACACGTGTACGATACAGTTTTTGATGAAGATCGCGAAGATACTTTTGCTCGGGCCAGAGCTTTGGGGATAAATGAGATTTGGATGCCCAATTGCAGCAGCAAAACGGTAGGGCCTATGCTGCAGTTGGCCGAGAAGTATCCGGATTTTTGTGTGCCCATGATGGGTTTGCACCCTTGTTATGTAGCCGAAAATTTTGAAGAAGAATTGGAGATCGTGGCTTCGCAGTTGAAGTCGCGTAATTTTCCAATGATTGGCGAGATTGGTCTGGATTTTTACTGGGATTTGAGCTTTGTGGCCGAACAAGAGCAGGCTTTTATTCGACAATTGGAATTGGCCAAGGCTTTCAATTTGCCTATTTGTATTCATTCGCGAAATTCTAAAGATTTGACGCAGAATGCCATTCTGCGTTGCTGTGAACTCATCGAAGCGTTTGGTTGGAAAGAGCTTCGTGGTATTTTCCACTGTTTTTCGGGAAATTTGGAAGAAGCCAAACGCGTACTTTCTTTGCATTTCGTTTTGGGAATTGGCGGCGTGGCCACATTCAAAAACGGAGGTTTGGACAAGGTTTTGCCTTATCTTGCACTGGAAGATATTGTGCTCGAAACCGACTCGCCGTATTTGGCACCTGTGCCTTTTCGCGGAAAAAGAAATGAAGTGGCGTATATCGATCTCGTAGCCGATAGGGTGGCTCTTTTGATGGGCGAAAACAAGGCGAATGTCGTGGCACAAACCACAAAAAATGCACGTAAATTAATTCCATGA
- a CDS encoding (2Fe-2S)-binding protein: MAQLNLKINGKNYKTDIDPETPLLWYLREHADLVGTKYGCGIAQCGACTVHMDGNPIRSCVMPISAIGEAEITTIEGLSTDGSHPVQQAWDELDVPQCGYCQAGQMMTAAAFIRDNKAPSEEEIEDAMNPHICRCGTYHRIRKAVKLAADKAK; encoded by the coding sequence ATGGCCCAATTGAACTTAAAGATCAACGGTAAAAACTACAAAACCGACATTGATCCAGAAACACCATTGCTTTGGTATTTGCGTGAGCATGCCGATTTGGTTGGCACCAAGTACGGTTGCGGTATTGCCCAGTGTGGAGCCTGTACCGTACACATGGATGGCAACCCGATCCGTTCTTGCGTAATGCCTATTTCGGCAATAGGCGAAGCGGAAATTACGACAATCGAAGGCCTTTCGACAGATGGGTCTCATCCAGTACAACAAGCTTGGGACGAACTGGACGTTCCGCAGTGCGGGTATTGCCAAGCTGGCCAAATGATGACCGCCGCGGCCTTTATTCGAGACAATAAGGCTCCTTCGGAAGAAGAAATAGAAGATGCTATGAACCCGCATATCTGTCGTTGCGGCACTTACCATCGTATCCGCAAAGCCGTAAAATTAGCGGCGGATAAAGCGAAATAA
- a CDS encoding bifunctional UDP-N-acetylmuramoyl-tripeptide:D-alanyl-D-alanine ligase/alanine racemase, translated as MIELSENTLLLTDSRFLSQAENTLFIAIKGERHDGHRFIPELIEKGVTSFLVNNEWHAQHTFEDKNLKFYAVENTVKAFQDLVKKHRSKFKIPVVGITGSNGKTIVKEWLNTILSQKFSVIKSPRSYNSQIGVPLSVWPMQENHEIAIFEAGISKPAEMQALAEIIQPTIGIFTNIGSAHNEGFRSQKQKITEKLQLFRSAKTLIYSQDYQSMDQEIRIFLKAVNPKLELIGWSTKQKGAIPVEVYLRDHFSEISIYWNSEEYTLRLPFIDEASIENGIHCFFAAYEVLKGQMPEKQILSFIQTGFDQLKPVAMRLELKDGINQCSLIDDSYNNDFGGLQMALNFMNQHHIHPKRSIILSDVLQTGWPAAELYAKISHLLKGAHIEKVIGIGPEITAHAHLFDEIETFATAEDFLESKPQHQFAHELILIKGAREFAFEKIVNAFQQKVHGTVLEVNLDAITHNLNYYRSLLKGRTKLMVMVKASAYGSGSREIASLMQYHRVDYLAVAYTDEGVELREAGIETPIMVLNTQTDSFKKLIDHRLEPEIYSISMLRSLLSFIKHQALSSPLSVHLKLDTGMHRLGFEPKDFDELVDLLKTEKHIKVASLFSHLAASDDKTERAFTLQQIERFTAAAKTLKKKLGIDPICHMLNSAGILNFPEAHFDMVRLGIGLYGIESSQNHQEELWNVASLKTTISQIKSIKAGDTIGYGRHGRAEEDMQIATIAIGYADGFNRHFGQGNGEVFIQGKRCKTIGNICMDMCMIDVSGLSVSEGDLVEIFGNEIPIFDLAKKLNSIPYEVLTSVGGRVKRIFYKE; from the coding sequence ATGATCGAGCTTTCCGAAAATACCCTTTTACTGACCGACAGCCGCTTTTTAAGCCAGGCTGAAAATACGCTTTTTATCGCCATCAAAGGCGAACGCCACGATGGCCACCGCTTTATTCCCGAGCTAATAGAAAAGGGAGTAACAAGCTTTTTAGTAAACAATGAATGGCATGCCCAACACACTTTCGAAGACAAGAATTTAAAATTTTATGCGGTCGAAAACACTGTCAAAGCTTTCCAAGATTTGGTAAAAAAACACCGCAGCAAATTCAAAATCCCCGTAGTAGGCATAACCGGCAGCAACGGCAAAACCATTGTGAAAGAATGGCTCAATACAATTCTTTCGCAAAAATTTTCGGTCATCAAGAGCCCCCGTTCCTACAATTCGCAAATTGGGGTGCCCTTGTCTGTTTGGCCTATGCAGGAAAACCATGAAATCGCCATTTTTGAAGCGGGCATTTCGAAACCTGCGGAAATGCAGGCCCTTGCCGAGATTATCCAGCCGACTATCGGCATTTTTACCAATATCGGTTCGGCCCACAATGAAGGCTTTCGTAGCCAAAAGCAAAAAATCACCGAGAAATTGCAGCTCTTTCGTTCGGCGAAAACCTTGATCTACTCTCAAGATTACCAATCCATGGATCAAGAAATTCGTATTTTCTTGAAGGCCGTCAACCCCAAACTTGAGCTCATCGGTTGGTCTACAAAACAAAAGGGAGCGATCCCCGTCGAGGTGTATCTACGTGACCATTTCAGCGAGATTTCAATTTATTGGAACAGCGAAGAATATACGCTTCGCTTGCCGTTTATCGACGAAGCTTCCATTGAAAACGGCATTCATTGCTTCTTTGCGGCATACGAAGTTTTGAAAGGCCAAATGCCCGAAAAGCAAATACTCAGCTTTATTCAAACCGGTTTTGATCAGCTTAAACCCGTAGCCATGCGTTTGGAATTGAAAGACGGGATAAACCAATGCTCTCTGATCGACGACAGTTACAACAACGATTTCGGCGGCTTGCAAATGGCATTGAATTTCATGAACCAGCACCATATTCACCCCAAACGCAGCATTATTCTTAGCGATGTTTTGCAAACGGGCTGGCCAGCTGCCGAACTCTATGCCAAAATTAGCCACTTGTTGAAAGGGGCCCATATCGAAAAAGTGATTGGAATTGGACCCGAAATTACAGCTCATGCCCATCTTTTCGACGAAATCGAAACGTTTGCCACGGCAGAAGATTTTTTGGAAAGTAAACCGCAGCATCAATTTGCCCACGAATTGATTTTGATCAAGGGAGCCCGTGAATTTGCCTTTGAGAAAATTGTCAATGCGTTTCAACAAAAAGTACACGGCACTGTGCTCGAAGTCAATCTCGACGCCATTACCCATAACCTCAACTACTACCGTTCCTTGCTTAAAGGCCGTACGAAACTCATGGTTATGGTGAAAGCTTCGGCCTACGGTAGCGGAAGTCGGGAAATAGCCAGTTTGATGCAATACCACCGCGTGGATTATCTGGCCGTTGCGTATACAGATGAAGGTGTAGAATTGAGAGAAGCGGGCATCGAAACGCCCATTATGGTGTTGAACACCCAAACAGACAGTTTCAAAAAGCTGATCGATCATCGACTCGAGCCCGAAATATACAGTATTTCCATGCTTCGTTCTTTGCTTTCCTTTATCAAGCATCAAGCCCTGAGCTCTCCGCTTTCGGTGCATTTGAAACTCGATACGGGCATGCATCGTCTTGGTTTTGAGCCAAAAGATTTTGACGAACTGGTAGATTTGTTGAAAACAGAAAAACACATCAAAGTGGCCTCCCTTTTCAGTCACCTTGCGGCTTCGGACGACAAAACGGAACGTGCCTTTACTTTGCAACAAATTGAACGCTTTACAGCAGCCGCCAAGACATTGAAAAAGAAATTGGGCATCGATCCAATCTGTCATATGCTAAACTCTGCGGGTATTTTGAATTTCCCTGAAGCCCATTTCGATATGGTGCGGCTCGGCATTGGCCTCTACGGTATCGAGAGCAGTCAAAATCACCAAGAAGAATTGTGGAATGTGGCCAGCTTGAAAACCACCATTTCCCAGATTAAAAGCATTAAAGCTGGTGACACGATTGGATACGGCCGACACGGCCGAGCGGAAGAAGATATGCAAATAGCCACCATTGCCATAGGATATGCCGATGGTTTCAACAGGCATTTCGGGCAGGGAAATGGAGAGGTTTTCATTCAGGGCAAACGCTGCAAAACCATAGGAAATATCTGCATGGATATGTGCATGATCGATGTAAGCGGACTCTCGGTTTCGGAAGGCGATTTGGTGGAAATTTTCGGGAATGAAATCCCTATTTTTGATTTGGCCAAGAAGTTGAATTCTATCCCTTACGAAGTGCTTACAAGCGTAGGCGGACGAGTGAAGCGAATTTTTTACAAAGAGTGA
- the folB gene encoding dihydroneopterin aldolase: MGLISLEGMEFFAYHGFYDEEQKIGNKYSIDLSIETDLQEAASTDLLKNTINYEELYQLVLHVMQHKHRLLEHVGHQIIERIKGTYQGVEKVTVSVSKYNPPIGGICERARVIVSG; encoded by the coding sequence ATGGGATTGATTTCGCTCGAAGGCATGGAGTTTTTCGCCTACCATGGCTTCTACGATGAAGAGCAAAAAATCGGAAATAAATACTCCATTGATTTGAGCATAGAAACCGATTTGCAAGAAGCTGCTTCAACCGATTTGTTGAAGAACACAATCAACTACGAGGAATTGTACCAACTTGTGCTTCATGTAATGCAACACAAACACAGGCTGCTTGAGCACGTAGGCCATCAGATCATCGAGCGAATCAAAGGCACGTATCAAGGCGTTGAAAAGGTAACGGTTTCGGTTTCGAAATACAATCCGCCAATCGGTGGCATTTGCGAGCGAGCCCGAGTTATTGTTTCCGGTTGA
- a CDS encoding FG-GAP repeat domain-containing protein: MIKSLNRMAFGFIGLVLACQAQDDDVKFKKIKLEEEFVSEGVAVADLNHDGLKDIVAGYFWYEAPNWTRHNFAPSPTFDPRKEYSNSFLNFGMDVNLDGWDDVVIIDFPGKPAFWFENPKGENVEQWQTHIIADSVGVSNESPAFIDINGDGRLDILCGDMEKKQIVWLEAPKRKGDTQWLRHPLSAENVPGTERFSHGIGWGDINGDGKKDVVVADAWFENNGDLDGGNWVCHQTMISEPCSHMQVLDLDGDGLNDVISASAHRLGIWYHKQKKDKGEISFETQLISGITAQTHSSIMADLNNDGQDEFITGKRFLAHNGNDAGDADTPYLLYFSFDEGGQPMWNEHIIDNDSGAGLNITVDDMDEDGRKDLIISNKNGVFLFLNEG, translated from the coding sequence ATGATTAAATCGCTGAATAGAATGGCTTTCGGCTTCATAGGCCTTGTACTTGCATGTCAGGCTCAGGACGACGATGTGAAGTTTAAAAAGATAAAATTAGAAGAGGAGTTTGTATCTGAAGGTGTGGCCGTCGCCGATCTCAATCACGATGGCCTAAAGGATATTGTGGCGGGCTATTTTTGGTATGAGGCCCCAAATTGGACACGTCATAATTTCGCCCCTTCGCCTACATTCGATCCGCGAAAAGAGTATTCCAATTCCTTTCTGAATTTCGGAATGGATGTGAATTTGGATGGATGGGATGATGTGGTGATCATCGACTTTCCGGGGAAACCCGCCTTTTGGTTCGAAAATCCCAAAGGAGAAAACGTGGAGCAATGGCAAACGCACATCATTGCCGATTCGGTGGGTGTGTCGAACGAATCGCCAGCGTTTATTGATATTAATGGCGATGGACGATTGGATATCCTCTGCGGCGACATGGAAAAGAAGCAAATTGTGTGGTTGGAAGCTCCGAAACGAAAAGGAGATACGCAGTGGTTGAGGCATCCATTGAGTGCGGAAAATGTACCGGGAACGGAAAGGTTTTCGCATGGAATTGGCTGGGGCGATATCAATGGCGATGGCAAGAAAGATGTGGTGGTAGCCGATGCCTGGTTTGAAAACAATGGCGATTTGGATGGCGGCAACTGGGTTTGCCACCAAACTATGATCAGTGAGCCTTGCTCGCACATGCAGGTGTTGGATTTGGACGGCGACGGGCTTAACGATGTCATCAGTGCGTCTGCACACCGTTTGGGTATTTGGTATCACAAACAGAAAAAGGACAAAGGCGAAATCTCTTTCGAAACGCAGCTTATCAGTGGCATTACAGCTCAAACGCATTCGTCGATTATGGCCGATTTGAACAACGATGGTCAAGACGAGTTCATTACGGGGAAACGTTTTCTGGCCCACAACGGCAATGATGCGGGCGATGCAGATACACCCTATTTATTGTATTTCAGTTTTGATGAAGGCGGACAGCCGATGTGGAACGAACACATTATCGATAATGATTCGGGGGCTGGGCTCAACATCACTGTCGACGATATGGACGAAGATGGCCGGAAAGATTTAATTATTTCAAACAAGAATGGCGTATTCTTGTTTCTGAACGAAGGTTGA
- a CDS encoding M1 family metallopeptidase, giving the protein MKVVLLTLFLSFGLSFSWARDLAAHIANYTIDVRLDPERKELKGKEKLIWTNTSAVSVSTLQFHLYMNAFKNKESTFMMGSGGSLRSNRAKKEGLGQIDIKEFRIGREARNRKNDLRFIHPDDFNQKDQTVCELLLDKPIAPGEQIVLHFDFEVKLPKVFARTGYGEENYFLIGQWFPKIGVFEQDTQGNWSWNCHQFHAHSEFYADFGEYCVQINVPEGFVVGATGELSSEITLKDKRKSYVFRAKDVHDFAWTASPRFRVFKENWKGVELIALMQPEHAKQYIRYFESAKSALAYYEKVLGKYPHPTLTLVDPPVHSEGSGGMEYPMFITCGTTWGVGSWFKQAEIVTVHEFGHQYFQGILASNEFEQAFLDEGFNQYFESRIMNETYGKGSVLSFPLFKIDDISANRLNYVSMDFPEISSINKPTWKLPSDAYGTLTYSKTAIVLTSFERMIGREKMDRIMKAYYTRYKFKHPRFKDFKQTVNLVLGKNYDWFFNQTFDHNYSCDYRVDTLVNETSGSYFILNKKGKLKIPTEVEVTFSDGSVSSFVWDSAKNRERFVYGKEILAVRIDPFKKNLLDLNLMNNSYEAVPQSGEMWPWLSLLLAFAQEWLLFWT; this is encoded by the coding sequence ATGAAGGTAGTTCTGCTCACTTTGTTTTTGTCCTTCGGTTTGTCCTTTTCTTGGGCCCGCGACCTCGCAGCCCATATTGCCAATTACACGATTGATGTGCGTTTGGATCCCGAAAGAAAGGAGCTGAAGGGAAAAGAAAAGTTGATATGGACGAACACCTCTGCCGTGAGCGTAAGTACTTTGCAATTCCACTTATACATGAATGCCTTCAAAAACAAAGAAAGCACGTTCATGATGGGATCGGGAGGAAGTTTACGCAGCAATCGAGCGAAGAAGGAAGGCTTAGGGCAGATCGATATCAAAGAATTTCGCATAGGCAGAGAGGCTCGGAATAGAAAGAACGATTTACGTTTCATTCATCCCGACGATTTCAATCAAAAGGATCAAACGGTGTGCGAATTGCTTTTGGATAAACCGATTGCCCCGGGCGAACAAATTGTGCTTCACTTTGATTTTGAGGTGAAATTGCCCAAGGTTTTTGCCCGAACAGGCTACGGCGAAGAGAACTATTTTCTAATTGGGCAATGGTTTCCTAAAATCGGAGTTTTTGAGCAAGACACTCAAGGCAATTGGTCTTGGAATTGTCATCAGTTTCATGCCCATTCTGAATTCTATGCCGATTTCGGCGAATATTGCGTACAAATCAACGTGCCTGAGGGTTTTGTGGTGGGGGCAACTGGCGAATTGAGCAGTGAAATTACGTTGAAGGACAAGCGGAAGAGTTATGTTTTTCGAGCGAAAGATGTACATGATTTTGCTTGGACTGCTTCACCAAGATTTCGGGTATTTAAGGAAAATTGGAAAGGTGTGGAGTTGATTGCTCTTATGCAACCCGAACACGCCAAGCAGTATATTCGGTATTTTGAATCGGCAAAAAGTGCTCTGGCTTATTACGAAAAAGTATTGGGCAAATATCCTCATCCCACGCTTACTTTGGTCGATCCCCCTGTGCATAGCGAAGGGTCGGGTGGAATGGAGTATCCCATGTTTATCACTTGTGGTACAACTTGGGGTGTGGGTTCTTGGTTTAAACAGGCGGAGATTGTGACGGTGCACGAATTTGGGCATCAATATTTTCAAGGTATTTTGGCTAGCAATGAGTTTGAGCAAGCCTTTCTCGATGAAGGTTTTAATCAATATTTCGAAAGCCGAATAATGAATGAAACGTATGGTAAAGGGTCTGTTTTGTCGTTTCCGCTTTTCAAAATAGATGATATTTCGGCCAATCGCTTGAATTACGTCAGCATGGATTTTCCCGAAATCTCTTCAATAAATAAGCCCACTTGGAAACTGCCTTCGGATGCCTATGGCACATTGACCTACTCAAAAACGGCAATTGTGCTGACAAGTTTCGAACGGATGATCGGACGCGAGAAAATGGACCGTATAATGAAGGCCTATTACACGCGATACAAATTCAAGCATCCTCGTTTCAAAGATTTCAAACAGACAGTCAATTTGGTTTTGGGGAAGAATTACGACTGGTTTTTTAACCAGACTTTTGATCACAATTACAGCTGCGATTACCGCGTGGACACCTTGGTCAATGAAACTTCCGGCAGTTATTTCATATTGAATAAAAAAGGGAAATTGAAAATTCCAACTGAGGTAGAGGTTACGTTTTCCGACGGTTCCGTGTCGTCTTTTGTTTGGGATTCGGCCAAAAATCGTGAACGCTTCGTCTACGGAAAAGAAATCCTAGCCGTACGCATCGACCCATTCAAAAAGAATCTTTTGGATCTGAATTTGATGAACAACAGCTACGAGGCTGTTCCCCAAAGTGGCGAAATGTGGCCTTGGCTGAGCTTATTGTTGGCTTTCGCACAAGAATGGCTTCTTTTCTGGACCTGA